In Cyprinus carpio isolate SPL01 chromosome A14, ASM1834038v1, whole genome shotgun sequence, a single window of DNA contains:
- the LOC109057027 gene encoding SPARC-like, with product MRVWIFFLFCLAGKTLAAPTEEEPVVEEELEVGTNPVQVETGEFDEAIEVVEDVIAENPCLNHHCKKGKVCEVDDSNQPMCVCQDPLTCPAPVGDFEHVCGTDNKTYESSCHFFATKCALEGTKKGHKLHLDYIGPCKYIAPCLDNELNEFPLRMRDWLKNVLVTLYERDEDNNLLTEKQKLRVKKIYENEKRLEAGDHSLDLLALDFEKNYNMYIFPVHWQFGQLDQHPVDGFLSHTELAPLRAPLIPMEHCTTGFFEQCDADQDNYIALEEWANCFGIKEQDIDNDLVI from the exons ATGAGGGTTTGGATCTTCTTCCTGTTCTGCCTCGCTGGCAAGACTCTGGCTGCTCCA ACTGAAGAGGAGCCAGTTGTTGAAGAG GAGCTGGAAGTGGGAACCAACCCAGTCCAGGTGGAGACCGGAGAGTTTGATGAGGCCATTGAAGTCGTGGAGGATGTTATTGCTGAGA ACCCCTGCCTAAACCATCACTGCAAGAAAGGCAAAGTGTGCGAGGTTGATGACAGCAACCAGCCCATGTGTGTGTGCCAGGACCCTCTGACCTGCCCCGCCCCAGTCGGAGATTTCGAGCAT GTCTGTGGCACTGACAACAAAACCTATGAGTCCTCCTGCCACTTCTTTGCTACTAAATGCGCCCTGGAGGGCACCAAGAAGGGCCACAAGCTGCATCTGGACTACATTGGACCCTGCAAAT ACATCGCCCCCTGCTTGGACAACGAGCTGAACGAGTTTCCCCTGCGCATGAGGGACTGGCTGAAGAACGTGCTGGTGACCCTGTATGAGCGTGATGAAGACAATAACCTGCTCACCGAGAAGCAGAAACTCAGG GTGAAGAAGATTTACGAGAATGAGAAGAGGCTGGAGGCTGGTGATCATTCTCTGGACCTTCTGGCCCTGGACTTCGAGAAGAACTACAACATGTACATCTTCCCCGTTCACTGGCAGTTTGGCCAGCTTGACCAGCACCCTGTTGATGG CTTCCTGTCCCACACTGAGCTGGCTCCTCTGCGCGCTCCTCTCATCCCAATGGAGCACTGCACCACTGGCTTCTTTGAGCAGTGCGATGCTGACCAAGACAATTACATCGCTCTCGAGGAGTGGGCCAACTGCTTTGGAATCAAAGAGC AGGACATCGACAACGACCTTGTCATCTAA